A genomic segment from Flavobacterium inviolabile encodes:
- a CDS encoding beta strand repeat-containing protein → MKKQLHRTFSNACLLLTTLLVGSAMWGQVTLPGTSPYSENFNTTPGASGTAYPTGWSSYNGTAVDNAMIVGNAASTSGANYNYASKIGILGSGSAFSPGSIVLRLTNTASKTGLKISYDVIKIREQARSNSFNLEISTTSATSGFTAVSGGAYASGNLAEGTTTAYTNINLSAIDNTSGNVWIRWSYDEISGTGSRDGIALDNVVLSWGADAPMVTTVAANAITASSATLNGTINANNQTVSALFNWGATTAYGNSIAATPATVSGTSVTAVSAVVNSLAPNTLYNFRAAGTAATTTNGNNSSFYTLANVPGLLTVGNPAITTLDITITATTQNSNPAATTYAIREASGSYIQANGTLGVNAVWQTAAQWGTVTVTGLTDNTAYTFITKARNAATPAVETAFSDAVSGTTLVNTLPTLAVGTLRPFGSVCVLQSSDVQSFSVSGINLTTDAVVVGPLAGYTFSETATGTFTPSLSLSQAGGTFNATVYVRFEPTAAIAYSGNITVIGGGASALTVAASGTGINTLSSVTTVEAGALTPSTAKVTAEVSAEGCAAVTERGIVYSTTANPVIGGTNVVKVSNAGAGIGNYTTTLSGLIGGTLYYTKAYSITAAGVSYGTVLTFTTLPVMAPVATAATAITHNSFTANWDASEGAVDYRVDVSQSPTFGTSSAATDLFFSEYVEGTASNKYVEIYNGTGAAVNLSDYRVRLYSNGSTSASGSANDVQLSGTLANGATIVLKNAAATIYTGTATVVASVNFNGNDAVALYKISAASNVDIIGRIGENPGTAWTTAASSTVDKTLVRKPAVASGVTVNPVAGFPTLETEWTVLNTNDVSDLGSHTFAGLTPSFVAGYENVTVNGTSLDVTGLVPVTTYYYRVRAVAGNTSDNSNTIEVATIVNTQPTLTVTELAPFGDVCANALSSINTITISGINLTTDAIVVGPTDGFTYATSATGPFTASVSLTQAGGTFTQDVFVRFEPTDALTYNGDVTIIGGGTETFTLASGNGVSTVATVNTTAAEVLSASTAKVTAEVTVQGCSTVTERGIVYSLTADPEIDGIGVTKVTDAGTGAGTYVLSISGLIGETLYYTRAYSVNNGGISYGAALTFTTDPVIAPVATAATAITNVSFTANWDASEGAVDYRVDVSQSPTFGTAAPASDLFFSEYVEGTGTNKYVEIYNGTGAAVDLSDYRVRLYSNGSTSAAGSANDVQLSGTLANGATIVLRNAAATIYTGTATVVASVNFNGNDAVALYKISTASNVDIIGRIGENPGTAWTATGITTVDKTLVRKASVTGGVTVNPTAGFPTLATEWTVLDTNDVSNLGSHTYSGLTASFVPGYENVTVNGTNLNVTGLTANTNYYYRVRAVAGNTSDNSNTIAVTTAAFSAKTAVNNELVNKVNAFNQNGVLNLTSSNDAIQSVVVYDMSGKVLYASDKFNSQEVIITNLNSSNQVIIVKIITAANETVTKKMVY, encoded by the coding sequence ATGAAAAAACAATTACACAGGACATTCAGTAATGCATGTCTGCTTTTGACGACCTTACTGGTCGGCTCAGCGATGTGGGGTCAGGTTACGTTACCGGGCACTTCCCCTTATTCGGAAAATTTCAACACCACACCGGGTGCTTCCGGAACGGCTTATCCTACAGGATGGTCTTCCTATAACGGTACTGCTGTGGACAATGCGATGATTGTGGGTAATGCTGCTTCTACATCGGGTGCCAATTATAATTATGCATCAAAAATCGGGATCTTAGGATCCGGTAGTGCTTTTTCACCGGGTTCCATAGTATTGCGATTAACCAATACAGCCAGTAAAACGGGTTTAAAGATTTCGTATGACGTTATCAAAATAAGAGAACAGGCAAGAAGTAATTCTTTCAATCTTGAAATCAGTACGACCTCTGCAACCAGCGGTTTTACAGCTGTTAGCGGTGGTGCTTATGCTTCAGGAAACCTTGCAGAAGGTACAACTACTGCTTATACGAATATTAACCTTTCCGCTATTGACAATACCAGCGGTAACGTATGGATCCGTTGGAGCTACGACGAAATCAGCGGAACCGGCAGTCGTGACGGTATCGCATTGGATAACGTTGTGCTTTCCTGGGGAGCAGATGCGCCTATGGTAACTACTGTAGCGGCTAATGCTATTACGGCTTCATCGGCTACTTTAAACGGAACAATCAATGCAAACAACCAGACTGTTTCTGCCCTATTCAACTGGGGTGCTACTACTGCCTACGGAAACAGTATTGCGGCAACACCGGCTACAGTAAGCGGAACTTCTGTTACGGCTGTTAGTGCTGTGGTAAATTCGCTAGCACCAAATACTTTATACAACTTCAGAGCTGCCGGAACTGCTGCTACAACAACAAACGGAAACAATTCCAGTTTTTATACATTAGCAAATGTACCGGGATTACTGACTGTTGGCAATCCTGCTATCACTACTTTAGATATTACGATTACTGCCACTACACAAAACAGCAATCCTGCTGCCACTACCTATGCTATCCGTGAGGCTTCCGGAAGTTATATACAGGCAAACGGTACTTTAGGCGTAAACGCTGTATGGCAGACAGCTGCACAGTGGGGAACTGTAACCGTAACCGGTCTTACAGACAATACCGCATATACATTTATCACTAAAGCGAGAAACGCGGCTACTCCGGCTGTAGAAACAGCTTTTAGCGATGCTGTTTCCGGAACAACATTAGTAAATACATTACCAACGTTGGCTGTTGGTACCCTACGTCCGTTCGGATCCGTTTGTGTGCTTCAGTCCTCTGATGTACAATCATTTTCTGTGAGCGGAATCAACCTTACTACGGATGCTGTTGTAGTAGGTCCTTTGGCAGGTTATACTTTTTCTGAAACGGCTACCGGAACCTTTACACCGTCTTTATCACTTTCCCAGGCCGGAGGTACTTTTAACGCTACCGTATACGTTCGTTTTGAACCAACTGCTGCTATTGCCTATAGTGGAAACATTACCGTAATTGGTGGTGGTGCTTCAGCCCTTACTGTTGCCGCTTCCGGAACAGGGATCAATACCTTATCATCGGTTACTACTGTTGAAGCCGGTGCTTTAACACCATCAACTGCAAAAGTTACTGCGGAAGTTAGCGCCGAAGGATGTGCTGCCGTAACCGAAAGAGGAATTGTTTACAGTACTACTGCCAATCCGGTAATCGGAGGAACAAATGTTGTTAAAGTAAGCAATGCCGGAGCAGGAATTGGTAATTATACAACTACTTTATCCGGTTTGATCGGAGGAACACTTTATTATACTAAAGCATATAGTATTACAGCTGCCGGCGTGAGCTATGGTACTGTTTTAACGTTTACAACACTTCCTGTTATGGCTCCTGTAGCTACTGCTGCTACAGCAATTACACACAATAGCTTTACTGCTAACTGGGATGCTTCTGAAGGCGCTGTGGATTACCGTGTGGATGTAAGCCAGTCGCCTACATTCGGAACCTCATCAGCGGCTACCGATCTATTTTTCTCGGAATATGTAGAAGGTACTGCTTCCAATAAATATGTTGAAATTTACAATGGTACAGGTGCTGCTGTTAATCTATCCGATTACAGAGTACGTTTATATTCTAACGGTAGCACATCGGCTTCCGGCTCTGCAAATGATGTACAGTTATCCGGTACTTTAGCCAATGGTGCTACTATCGTATTGAAAAATGCTGCGGCTACTATTTATACCGGAACAGCTACTGTAGTGGCTTCTGTTAACTTTAACGGTAATGATGCCGTTGCTTTATATAAAATATCGGCTGCTTCAAACGTGGATATCATCGGAAGAATCGGTGAAAATCCGGGTACTGCCTGGACAACTGCTGCCAGTTCTACAGTTGACAAAACATTAGTACGTAAACCGGCTGTTGCCAGCGGTGTTACGGTAAATCCAGTTGCCGGTTTCCCTACATTGGAAACAGAATGGACTGTATTAAACACTAACGATGTGAGCGATTTAGGTTCGCATACTTTCGCCGGGTTAACACCTTCTTTTGTTGCCGGTTATGAAAATGTAACCGTTAACGGTACTTCTTTAGACGTTACTGGTCTTGTACCGGTTACGACTTACTATTACAGAGTCAGAGCCGTTGCCGGAAACACCAGCGACAACTCGAACACTATCGAAGTAGCGACTATTGTTAATACACAACCAACGCTTACGGTTACTGAATTAGCGCCTTTCGGCGATGTGTGCGCCAATGCTTTAAGCAGCATAAACACGATTACCATATCCGGTATCAACCTTACTACCGATGCTATCGTTGTAGGTCCTACAGATGGTTTTACCTATGCTACCTCGGCTACCGGTCCTTTTACCGCTTCTGTTAGCCTTACTCAGGCAGGTGGTACTTTTACACAGGATGTTTTTGTACGTTTTGAGCCTACAGACGCCCTTACTTATAACGGTGATGTAACCATCATTGGCGGTGGTACCGAAACATTTACATTAGCTTCCGGAAACGGAGTGAGCACTGTCGCAACGGTTAACACTACTGCTGCCGAAGTATTAAGCGCTTCAACGGCTAAAGTTACTGCGGAAGTTACCGTACAGGGTTGTTCTACAGTAACCGAAAGAGGAATTGTTTACAGCCTTACTGCTGATCCGGAAATTGACGGAATCGGTGTTACAAAAGTTACCGATGCCGGAACAGGTGCCGGAACGTATGTGCTTTCTATTTCCGGTTTAATCGGAGAAACACTTTACTATACCAGAGCATACAGCGTTAACAACGGTGGTATCAGCTACGGTGCTGCTTTAACGTTCACAACCGATCCGGTTATTGCTCCGGTGGCAACTGCCGCTACAGCTATTACCAACGTGAGCTTTACAGCAAACTGGGATGCTTCGGAAGGAGCTGTGGATTACCGTGTGGATGTAAGCCAGTCGCCTACATTCGGAACGGCTGCTCCTGCTTCAGATTTATTCTTCTCAGAATATGTGGAAGGAACAGGCACTAACAAATATGTGGAAATCTATAATGGTACCGGTGCTGCTGTTGATTTATCAGACTACAGAGTACGTTTGTATTCTAACGGAAGTACTTCGGCTGCCGGTTCTGCAAATGACGTACAGTTATCCGGTACTTTAGCCAATGGTGCTACTATCGTATTGAGAAATGCTGCGGCTACTATTTATACCGGAACAGCTACTGTAGTGGCTTCTGTTAACTTTAACGGTAACGATGCGGTTGCTTTATACAAAATATCGACTGCTTCAAACGTAGACATCATCGGAAGAATCGGTGAAAATCCGGGTACTGCCTGGACGGCAACCGGAATTACTACCGTTGACAAAACATTGGTTAGAAAAGCGTCAGTAACGGGAGGTGTTACCGTAAATCCTACAGCCGGTTTCCCAACTTTGGCTACAGAATGGACCGTATTGGACACAAATGATGTGAGCAATTTAGGTTCACACACCTACTCCGGATTAACGGCTTCTTTTGTTCCGGGATACGAAAATGTAACCGTTAACGGTACAAATCTTAACGTTACCGGATTAACAGCCAATACCAACTATTACTACAGAGTAAGAGCCGTTGCCGGTAATACCAGCGACAACTCGAATACTATTGCGGTAACTACTGCTGCTTTCAGCGCTAAAACAGCTGTTAATAACGAATTGGTTAACAAGGTGAATGCTTTCAACCAAAATGGTGTTTTAAACCTGACGTCATCTAATGATGCTATTCAGTCGGTTGTAGTATATGATATGTCCGGAAAAGTTTTATATGCTTCCGACAAATTCAACTCACAGGAAGTAATAATCACAAACCTGAACAGTTCCAACCAGGTAATCATCGTTAAAATCATTACAGCTGCTAATGAAACAGTGACGAAAAAAATGGTATACTAA